In bacterium, the sequence GTCGCGCGCCGACGTGGCGAGCGATGGCCGCCGCCATGCAGCCAATGGGACCCGCACCGGTGATGAGGACATCCTCGCCGACGAGATCGAACGAGAGCGCCGTGTGCACCGCATTGCCGTAGGGGTCGAAGATGGACGCGAGCGCATCGGGGATCTCGATGGGGAGCTTGAACGCGTTGAAGGCGGGCAAGCTCAACAGCTCCGCGAAGCAGCCGGTGCGGTTGACTCCGACTCCGACCGTGTTGCGGCAGAGGTGGCGCTTGCCGGCACGGCAGTTGCGGCAGTAGCCGCACGTGACGTGCCCCTCACCCGAGACGCGGTCGCCCACGGCGAATCCCTGCACGGCGTCGCCAACGGCGGCGACCTCGCCCACGAACTCGTGACCCACGACCATGGGAACGGGGATCGTGCGCTGCGACCACGCATCCCAGTTGTAGATGTGGACGTCGGTGCCACAGATGGCGGTCTTGCGGATCTTGATGAGCAGATCGTTGGGACCGATCGGGGGCTCTGGGACCTCGCCGAGCCAGATGCCCGGCTCGCGCTTCGCCTTGATGAGGGCCTTCATCGTGCCGTCGACTCCTTCACTCGATGCACGCGGACGCCGGCCCGGTGGGCGGGCTGCGCCTCGCGCCCGGGCATCCTAGTTCGACCGCGGCTCCCGGCGCCACCCCCGGCCCTCGCGGGGGTTTGATCGGTCCCATTTGGTTTCGCGCACTTGCGCGTGGGGCTGCCCATGGCGCTAACGGCGTGCGGGGCTGCGCGCGACGGGCGATGGTGAGCGGTGCGGCTGGCTGGCGGCGCGCGAGCGCGCCGTTGGGGCGCCGAGGACAGAGAGGAGCGTCGGCTCGGGCGCGGCGGGCGCCAGCCGGATGGCGTCGCGCACGGGGCGCTCAGGCGGCTCGCGCGACGTCTCTG encodes:
- a CDS encoding alcohol dehydrogenase catalytic domain-containing protein translates to MKALIKAKREPGIWLGEVPEPPIGPNDLLIKIRKTAICGTDVHIYNWDAWSQRTIPVPMVVGHEFVGEVAAVGDAVQGFAVGDRVSGEGHVTCGYCRNCRAGKRHLCRNTVGVGVNRTGCFAELLSLPAFNAFKLPIEIPDALASIFDPYGNAVHTALSFDLVGEDVLITGAGPIGCMAAAIARHVGAR